A genome region from Pseudomonas helmanticensis includes the following:
- a CDS encoding alpha/beta hydrolase translates to MFLAFMTRLRRRRLAFACMTALIIGVPTSCAVLEHTERKLLFRIEPGTAGWYHGLPSSVQELDLQPKSFKAGQNIHAWWWPAEKANAPAILYLHGVRWNLTGQLFRIEQLRAAGYSVLAIDYRGFGQSHGDLPSEGSVYEDARVAWERFKLLQPDPDKRLIYGHSLGGAVAIDLAAELGQDAAREHTPLPVRGLVIESTFTSLADVAAAVANTSLPVRWLLSQKFDSIDKIADIHMPLLVVHGLADAFVPPRFSEQLFNAAQQPKRLLLVPGATHNNSMALGGQNYRKALDSLMQSKPAPRVAGPATVRSGRDT, encoded by the coding sequence ATGTTCCTTGCCTTCATGACTCGCCTGCGACGCCGCCGTCTGGCGTTCGCCTGCATGACCGCGCTGATCATCGGCGTGCCGACGAGTTGTGCCGTACTCGAACACACCGAACGCAAATTGCTGTTTCGCATCGAACCGGGAACGGCTGGCTGGTACCACGGCTTGCCGAGCAGCGTGCAGGAACTCGATCTGCAACCGAAAAGCTTCAAGGCCGGGCAAAACATCCACGCCTGGTGGTGGCCGGCCGAGAAAGCCAATGCCCCGGCCATCCTCTATCTGCATGGCGTGCGCTGGAATCTCACCGGGCAGTTGTTCCGCATCGAACAACTGCGCGCAGCGGGTTATTCGGTTTTGGCCATCGACTATCGCGGCTTCGGCCAGAGTCACGGCGATCTGCCGTCGGAAGGCAGTGTTTATGAAGACGCACGGGTAGCGTGGGAACGTTTCAAGCTGCTGCAACCGGATCCGGACAAGCGCCTGATCTATGGGCATTCACTTGGTGGCGCCGTCGCCATCGATCTCGCCGCTGAACTCGGCCAGGACGCGGCTCGCGAGCACACGCCGTTACCGGTGCGCGGGCTGGTGATCGAATCGACCTTCACCTCGCTCGCCGACGTCGCCGCTGCCGTGGCCAATACTTCGCTGCCAGTGCGCTGGCTGCTGTCGCAGAAATTCGATTCGATCGACAAGATCGCCGACATCCATATGCCGCTGCTGGTGGTGCATGGTTTGGCCGATGCGTTCGTGCCGCCGCGTTTCAGCGAGCAACTGTTCAACGCCGCCCAACAGCCCAAACGCCTGTTGCTGGTGCCGGGCGCCACGCACAACAACAGCATGGCGCTCGGCGGGCAAAACTACCGCAAGGCACTCGACAGCCTGATGCAGAGCAAACCCGCCCCAAGGGTGGCCGGGCCGGCGACCGTGCGCAGCGGGCGCGACACCTAG
- a CDS encoding NAD(P)H-quinone oxidoreductase encodes MSLPNEMTRIEITEPGGPEVLQARRVPLPAAAEGEVLIRVHAAGINRPDALQRAGKYPMKPGMNPIPGLEVAGEVVALGKGVSQFAIGDRVCALTNGGGYAEYCNVPAGQTLPIPEGIDWIQAAAIPETFFTVWANLFGLGGASRGQRALIHGGTSGIGTTALMLCNEFGIEAFATAGSPDKCAAIRELGGQPINYREEDFAGVIAEKTGGQGVNVVLDIMGGSYLNNNVRALAMDGRVVMLGFLGGAKANEFDLLAMMAKRAVITGSLLRARTAAEKAEIAEQLREHVWPVLAAGRCLPIIDKVYALADAALAHAHMEAGDHIGKIVLRVD; translated from the coding sequence ATGTCCCTGCCCAACGAAATGACCCGCATCGAAATCACCGAACCCGGCGGCCCCGAAGTTCTGCAAGCCAGACGTGTGCCGTTGCCGGCCGCAGCTGAAGGCGAAGTGCTGATCCGCGTACACGCCGCCGGTATCAATCGGCCCGACGCATTGCAGCGCGCCGGGAAATACCCGATGAAACCCGGGATGAACCCGATTCCTGGCCTGGAAGTGGCTGGCGAAGTCGTCGCGCTTGGCAAAGGCGTCAGTCAGTTCGCCATTGGCGATCGAGTCTGTGCGCTGACCAATGGCGGCGGTTATGCCGAATACTGCAACGTCCCGGCCGGCCAGACCCTGCCGATTCCCGAGGGAATTGACTGGATTCAGGCCGCTGCCATCCCGGAAACCTTCTTCACCGTGTGGGCCAACCTGTTCGGCCTCGGGGGCGCCAGCCGCGGCCAACGCGCGCTGATTCACGGCGGCACCAGCGGCATCGGCACCACCGCGCTGATGCTCTGCAATGAATTCGGCATCGAAGCCTTTGCCACTGCCGGAAGCCCTGACAAATGTGCAGCAATCCGCGAGCTGGGTGGCCAGCCGATCAATTATCGTGAAGAGGATTTCGCCGGCGTCATCGCCGAGAAAACTGGCGGCCAAGGGGTGAACGTGGTGCTCGATATCATGGGCGGTTCGTACCTCAACAATAATGTGCGCGCCCTGGCGATGGATGGCCGCGTGGTGATGCTCGGTTTCCTTGGCGGCGCCAAGGCCAATGAGTTCGATCTGCTGGCGATGATGGCCAAACGCGCGGTCATCACTGGATCACTGCTGCGCGCCCGCACGGCGGCGGAAAAAGCCGAAATCGCCGAGCAACTGCGCGAACACGTCTGGCCGGTGCTGGCCGCCGGCCGTTGCCTGCCGATCATCGACAAGGTTTACGCGCTGGCCGACGCCGCCCTGGCCCATGCGCACATGGAGGCCGGCGACCACATCGGCAAGATCGTGCTGCGCGTCGACTGA
- a CDS encoding YbfB/YjiJ family MFS transporter codes for MRNSTSSRIWLPIFAGLCASLVSIGLARFAYTPLIPALIQAQWFAANDVVYLGAANLIGYLIGALLGRPLARQLGNKTALRLMMLAVTAAFFACAYPLSVGWFFGWRLLSGIAGGAIMVLVAATVLPHVPVPRRGLASGAIFLGIGLGIAGSGTIVPPLLSLGLPATWLGLGALSLLLTALSWFAWPVDLPHPVAAQHSAVVQPTPPGVYLLFAQYAFMAAGLVPAMVFLVDYVARGLGAGAHVGALVWVMYGLGAIVGPVSYGVLADRFGALWSIRLVLVVQAITLGLLAVCHSFIALALLAVILGSFPPGIVPLALARVHELVPEHHRQQTAWSRATVSFATFQALAGFAYSALFNASGGHHALLFVIAAGAIGVALLLEQAMILWNHASPWSEPARDSALSANAALPDPTPSRASPLPQRLS; via the coding sequence ATGCGTAACTCAACATCCAGCAGGATCTGGCTGCCGATCTTCGCCGGGCTCTGCGCCAGTCTGGTGAGCATCGGCCTGGCGCGCTTTGCTTACACACCGCTGATTCCTGCGCTGATTCAGGCGCAGTGGTTCGCGGCCAACGATGTGGTCTATCTCGGCGCGGCCAATTTGATCGGATATCTGATCGGTGCCCTGCTCGGTCGACCGCTGGCGCGTCAACTCGGCAATAAAACCGCGCTGCGCTTGATGATGCTGGCCGTGACGGCGGCATTTTTCGCCTGTGCCTACCCGCTCTCGGTAGGCTGGTTCTTCGGCTGGCGGTTGCTGTCGGGGATCGCCGGCGGCGCGATCATGGTATTGGTCGCCGCCACCGTTTTGCCGCATGTGCCGGTGCCTCGTCGAGGGCTGGCGAGTGGGGCAATCTTTCTCGGCATCGGCCTGGGCATCGCCGGTTCCGGGACGATTGTCCCGCCGCTGCTGAGCCTGGGTTTGCCTGCCACCTGGCTGGGGCTCGGCGCGTTGTCGCTGTTACTGACGGCGCTGAGCTGGTTCGCTTGGCCAGTTGATCTGCCGCATCCTGTTGCAGCGCAGCACAGCGCGGTGGTTCAGCCGACACCGCCCGGGGTTTATCTGTTGTTCGCCCAATATGCGTTCATGGCCGCCGGTCTGGTGCCAGCCATGGTGTTTCTGGTCGATTACGTGGCGCGCGGACTCGGCGCCGGGGCGCATGTCGGTGCGCTGGTGTGGGTGATGTATGGCCTGGGCGCGATTGTCGGGCCGGTCAGCTATGGCGTTCTGGCGGATCGCTTCGGCGCGCTCTGGAGCATTCGTCTGGTGCTGGTGGTGCAGGCGATCACGCTTGGCTTGCTGGCGGTGTGCCATTCCTTTATTGCGCTGGCGTTGCTCGCGGTGATTCTCGGCTCATTCCCGCCAGGCATCGTGCCGCTGGCGCTGGCCCGGGTGCATGAACTGGTGCCGGAGCATCATCGCCAGCAAACTGCCTGGAGCCGCGCGACAGTATCGTTTGCGACGTTTCAGGCGTTGGCCGGATTTGCGTATTCGGCACTGTTCAATGCCTCGGGCGGCCATCACGCGCTGTTGTTCGTGATTGCAGCGGGCGCGATTGGGGTGGCGCTGCTGCTGGAGCAAGCGATGATTTTATGGAATCACGCATCCCCCTGGAGTGAGCCTGCTCGCGATAGCGCTTTATCCGCCAACGCTGCACTGCCTGACCCGACGCCTTCGCGAGCAAGCCCGCTCCCACAGCGATTGTCCTGA
- a CDS encoding LysR family transcriptional regulator, protein MNWDDARVFLAVCRESTLRGAARVLGVDQATVGRRISALEKSLGATLFLRTSDGYALTAVGEAALKNVEKMEHSALELERQIQGLDDRLTGTVRISTTDSLAIDFLIPAIAHLHELHPDIRVQLDASTQILSLAKREADIAVRNTRPDNPDLIARRIARWPVGLFASQAYIDAKGIPQQGAAFEGHDLVVYQPYLQSQKDLTLVCEPVSRGRIVASLGSSLLLRRSIAAGIGVGEMTVYMGERDGLVRLWPERTRPQPYEVWLVTHADLRHTARVRAVIAQIVEAFAQENE, encoded by the coding sequence ATGAATTGGGATGATGCACGGGTGTTTCTCGCCGTCTGCCGCGAGTCGACCTTGCGCGGCGCTGCGCGGGTGCTGGGCGTTGATCAGGCAACCGTCGGACGGCGAATCAGTGCGCTGGAAAAATCGCTGGGCGCGACGCTGTTTCTGCGGACTTCCGACGGCTATGCGCTGACGGCGGTCGGCGAAGCGGCGCTGAAAAACGTCGAGAAAATGGAGCATTCAGCGCTTGAGCTGGAGCGGCAGATCCAGGGGCTGGATGATCGTCTGACCGGCACTGTACGGATCAGTACCACCGATTCGCTGGCCATCGACTTTCTGATCCCGGCGATTGCCCACCTGCATGAGCTGCATCCCGATATACGGGTGCAACTGGATGCTTCTACGCAAATCCTCAGCCTGGCCAAGCGCGAAGCCGACATCGCCGTGCGCAATACCCGTCCGGACAATCCCGATCTGATCGCGCGACGCATTGCCCGTTGGCCGGTGGGGTTGTTTGCTTCACAGGCCTACATCGACGCCAAAGGTATCCCGCAGCAGGGCGCCGCGTTCGAAGGCCATGATCTGGTGGTCTATCAGCCGTATCTGCAAAGTCAAAAAGACCTGACCCTGGTATGCGAACCGGTGAGTCGCGGGCGAATCGTTGCCAGCCTCGGCTCCAGCCTGTTGCTGCGGCGCTCGATTGCGGCGGGCATCGGTGTAGGAGAAATGACCGTCTATATGGGCGAACGCGACGGTCTGGTCAGGCTCTGGCCGGAGCGAACCCGCCCGCAACCCTACGAAGTGTGGCTGGTGACCCATGCGGATTTACGCCACACCGCGCGGGTGCGAGCGGTGATCGCGCAGATCGTCGAGGCATTTGCGCAGGAGAATGAATAG
- a CDS encoding pirin family protein — MLTLRKASDRGLANHGWLKSFHTFSFASYRDPREQGFSDLLVINDDRVAAGKGFGQHPHRDMEIFSYVLEGALEHKDTLGTGSVIRPGDVQLMSAGSGVAHSEFNHSASKPVHFLQIWIVPEVSGAKPRYQQEHFSAQKKRGRLQLIISPDGSDGSLKVRQDARVFAGLFDGKESATLKLAADRYAYVHVARGSVELNGVQLQEGDGVRVREEQALTLSNGVDAEVLVFDLRPQELPQMP, encoded by the coding sequence ATGCTGACCCTTCGCAAAGCCTCCGATCGTGGCCTCGCCAATCATGGCTGGTTGAAGTCGTTCCACACGTTTTCCTTCGCCAGCTACCGCGACCCGCGTGAACAGGGTTTCTCCGACCTGCTGGTGATCAACGATGACCGTGTTGCCGCCGGCAAAGGCTTCGGCCAGCACCCGCATCGCGACATGGAGATTTTTTCCTACGTGCTTGAGGGTGCGCTGGAACACAAGGACACCCTCGGCACCGGCTCGGTGATCCGCCCCGGCGATGTGCAACTGATGAGCGCCGGCAGCGGCGTCGCGCACAGTGAGTTCAACCATTCAGCGAGCAAGCCGGTGCACTTCCTGCAAATCTGGATCGTGCCGGAAGTCAGTGGCGCCAAACCGCGCTATCAACAGGAGCACTTCAGCGCGCAGAAAAAACGTGGTCGCCTGCAGTTGATCATTTCGCCGGACGGCTCCGATGGCTCGCTGAAAGTACGTCAGGATGCACGGGTGTTTGCCGGCCTGTTCGACGGTAAGGAAAGCGCCACGCTGAAACTGGCGGCCGACCGTTATGCCTACGTGCATGTGGCGCGTGGCAGTGTTGAACTCAATGGCGTGCAATTGCAGGAAGGCGATGGCGTGCGGGTTCGTGAAGAGCAGGCACTGACCTTGAGCAATGGCGTGGACGCCGAGGTGCTGGTGTTCGACTTGCGGCCGCAGGAGTTGCCGCAGATGCCATGA
- a CDS encoding GlxA family transcriptional regulator — translation MKTVAMVLFPDFLLLDMAGPLEVFSVANRFLKAESHYQLITLGTERGALRASNGVSVLPDRHIEEASDRYDLLLVPGGPGAYNEKFPALFAWLQSAVSRAGQYGSICTGAFVLGNAGLLDGYRVTTHWNYTERLIKGFPKATVATDQIYVEDRNLITSGGVTAGIDLALAVVARDHGKKLAQDVAKVLLVVMKRQGGQAQFSPLMAAVAPQETPITRAQNYILEHLDEAFTIERMAGLANMSARHFARVFTRDINMTPMEFLQSARIDFARSLLETSDLPLKTVAYKSGFGSVRHMRSVFAQRLGLTPAQYREQFS, via the coding sequence ATGAAAACCGTGGCAATGGTGCTGTTTCCCGACTTTCTCCTGCTCGACATGGCCGGGCCGCTGGAAGTGTTTTCGGTTGCCAACCGCTTTCTGAAAGCTGAATCGCACTATCAACTGATTACCCTCGGTACCGAGCGCGGGGCACTGCGAGCATCCAACGGCGTATCGGTGCTGCCCGACCGGCACATCGAAGAGGCTTCTGATCGCTATGACCTGTTGCTGGTGCCCGGCGGGCCAGGTGCCTACAACGAAAAATTCCCGGCACTGTTCGCCTGGCTACAAAGCGCGGTGTCACGTGCCGGACAATACGGTTCGATTTGTACCGGTGCCTTTGTGCTGGGCAATGCCGGGCTGCTCGACGGTTATCGGGTCACCACTCACTGGAATTACACCGAGCGGCTGATCAAGGGATTCCCCAAAGCCACTGTTGCGACGGACCAGATCTATGTCGAAGACCGCAACCTGATCACTTCGGGCGGGGTGACTGCCGGCATCGATCTGGCGTTGGCGGTGGTCGCTCGGGATCACGGCAAGAAACTCGCTCAGGATGTGGCGAAAGTCCTGCTGGTGGTGATGAAGCGTCAAGGTGGGCAGGCGCAGTTCAGCCCGTTGATGGCAGCCGTGGCCCCACAGGAGACGCCGATCACCCGCGCGCAGAATTACATCCTCGAACATCTCGACGAGGCGTTCACCATAGAACGCATGGCCGGGTTGGCAAACATGAGCGCGCGGCATTTTGCGCGGGTGTTCACCCGCGACATCAACATGACGCCGATGGAGTTTCTGCAAAGCGCGCGCATCGATTTTGCGCGAAGCCTGCTGGAAACCAGCGACCTGCCGCTGAAAACCGTGGCCTATAAAAGTGGTTTCGGCAGCGTGCGGCACATGCGCTCGGTGTTCGCGCAAAGGCTCGGCCTGACCCCTGCGCAGTACCGCGAACAGTTCAGCTAG
- a CDS encoding ATP-binding protein: MDNHNDSNPASVLRFGPYAFHLRQRLILEGDRQLRMGGRALDILQLLVERAGRVVTKEQLIAWVWPTSVVEEINLRVHIAALRRALRDGENGQRYIVNVPQCGYSFIAPVHHDSIGQVVFESLQAPQHNLPARLTPVTGRDALVGGLVRQMPLCRLMTVTGPAGVGKTTVALRVAELLLEHFRDGVWRVDLALVDDTTPLLEHILNTLDVDLATLTSRHALLVLDNCEHLREQCRAVVRRLLDAGPRLSVLATSREALQLGLETLQPLRPLTVPKSSALLSVQEAMSYSAVQLFVSRARTRQQGFTLREQDLAAVCDICRKLDGLPLAIELAVTQIDALALVGLQAQLGNCLQLLSHGRRTAVPRHQTLTAALDWSYQCLGEQEQLALQRLSMFKKAFTLEDALSASTCAQLPASALVAVIAQLAGKSLLAVEQGSALVRYRMLNTTRSYASAQIAPSDFDYRHVQSGSRASSGLLAEQFVE, encoded by the coding sequence ATGGATAATCACAACGATTCGAACCCGGCATCGGTGCTGCGTTTCGGCCCGTATGCGTTTCATTTGCGTCAACGCCTGATCCTCGAAGGGGATCGGCAATTGCGCATGGGCGGTCGTGCCCTCGACATTCTGCAGTTGCTGGTAGAACGCGCGGGACGGGTGGTGACAAAGGAGCAGTTGATCGCCTGGGTATGGCCAACGTCGGTGGTCGAGGAGATCAACCTGCGCGTGCACATTGCTGCGCTGCGGCGTGCGTTGCGTGACGGCGAAAACGGTCAGCGCTACATCGTCAATGTGCCGCAATGCGGTTACAGCTTTATCGCCCCGGTGCATCACGACAGCATCGGGCAAGTAGTCTTCGAAAGCCTGCAGGCGCCGCAACACAATTTACCGGCGCGACTGACCCCGGTGACCGGACGTGACGCGCTGGTCGGTGGGCTCGTGCGCCAAATGCCGCTGTGCCGGTTGATGACCGTCACCGGGCCTGCCGGCGTGGGTAAAACCACGGTTGCCCTGCGTGTGGCGGAGCTGTTGCTGGAACACTTTCGCGACGGCGTGTGGCGGGTCGACCTGGCGCTCGTCGACGACACCACGCCGCTGCTCGAACACATCCTCAACACACTGGATGTCGACCTCGCGACATTGACCTCTCGGCACGCGTTGCTGGTGCTCGACAATTGCGAACACTTGCGCGAGCAATGCCGCGCAGTGGTGCGCCGATTGCTGGATGCCGGGCCACGGCTGTCGGTGCTTGCCACCAGCCGCGAGGCTCTGCAACTCGGTCTGGAAACACTGCAACCCTTACGACCTCTGACAGTGCCGAAATCATCGGCACTGCTCAGTGTGCAAGAGGCGATGAGCTATTCGGCGGTGCAGTTGTTCGTCAGCCGCGCGCGCACTCGTCAGCAGGGCTTTACTCTGCGTGAACAAGACCTTGCAGCGGTCTGCGACATTTGCCGAAAACTCGATGGTTTGCCGCTGGCGATTGAACTGGCCGTGACACAGATCGATGCATTGGCGCTGGTCGGGTTACAGGCGCAACTGGGCAATTGCCTGCAACTGTTGAGTCACGGTCGCCGCACCGCCGTGCCGCGTCACCAGACGCTGACAGCGGCGCTGGACTGGAGTTATCAATGCCTGGGGGAGCAGGAGCAACTGGCCTTGCAACGGTTGTCGATGTTCAAGAAGGCTTTCACGCTGGAAGACGCCTTGAGTGCGAGCACCTGCGCGCAATTGCCGGCCTCGGCGTTGGTCGCTGTCATCGCGCAACTCGCGGGCAAATCGTTGCTGGCGGTGGAGCAGGGCAGTGCGCTGGTGCGCTATCGAATGCTCAATACCACCCGCAGCTATGCCAGCGCACAAATAGCCCCCAGCGATTTCGACTATCGCCATGTGCAGTCTGGCAGCCGTGCTTCAAGCGGGCTGCTGGCAGAGCAGTTCGTCGAGTAG
- a CDS encoding ATP-binding protein: protein MSLPPNQALGFGPYRIHPGQRLLLEGNQPLRLGRRAMDILLILLAHAGEVVSKQQLMAGVWPDSVVEDINLRVHMAALRKALGDGQAGQRYIITVAQRGYSFVAPVLHESIEQRPPGATASRHNLPLRRTRMIGRQPLVDSLMSQLPRQRCITLVGPGGIGKTTVALRVAEQLIGHYRDGIRLVDLAQLNDPRLICSHLATLLDLALLDGDPLACLVNGLRERQMLLVLDNCEHLIDAVAVLSEGILRGAPKVHILATSRESLRAEGEFVQRLESLDYPPLQTVLDRQQALGFSALQLFFERALAAQENFELSDAQLPQAIEICHRLDGMPLALELAAAQVTELGLEGLLAQLQGRLPPLVAGNQTSLERHLTLRATLDWSFNLLTACEQTCLRRLGVFRGGFTLESAAAVIVGQHIEPGAVFASITQLVAKSLLCVEVGDEEVFYRLLDTTRRYALEKLDLAAELDDTRRRHAERCLTLMQQAQQAWEDTPTTLWIERYARGLEDLRGALDWSLNGCTTRELGIDLAATSAPLWQELSLLREYGGHVRQALHLLETSDKPCPRLQIALNLALGSACYHTWGGIPETVEAFVNARLLAQQHGDLAGQLRAVSGHMAVNLSCGHYRMALEQSEQFDRLGLHGDPLLSLSTHRLRVLALHYAGDQPQARLHAEQVIERMAHSGHLNRFTHGFGVQYDQSVASLTVLARVLWVQGFPEQAWRTARQALDIAVQINHGTSICYTLALASCLIAHYNGDRQNARALLHLLLEQSQKHSVLLFHHWARHYAQVIDADNAAPIPADGSGLIREIMVTLDERFVDEALLERARRGDAGWSTAEILRARANALLAEESGETGGRHRWQASSPNESVLNPKAQLSTKPCGSGLAREEARADNAIFLEAEKTLQQALSIAKAQGALAWELRSATSLAQLWQRQSRYREALDLLTPIYQRFTEGYATPDLRKVRLLLDELLCQQPA, encoded by the coding sequence TTGAGTCTTCCGCCGAATCAGGCCCTCGGTTTCGGCCCTTACCGGATTCATCCCGGGCAACGGCTGCTGCTTGAGGGCAACCAGCCGCTGCGACTGGGCCGACGGGCGATGGATATCCTGCTGATTCTGCTGGCCCATGCTGGCGAGGTGGTGAGCAAGCAGCAATTGATGGCCGGGGTCTGGCCGGACAGCGTTGTCGAAGACATCAACCTGCGCGTGCACATGGCGGCGTTGCGCAAGGCACTGGGCGACGGTCAGGCCGGCCAGCGCTATATCATCACCGTGGCGCAACGCGGCTACAGTTTCGTCGCGCCGGTGCTGCACGAATCCATCGAGCAACGTCCGCCGGGCGCTACCGCGAGCCGGCACAACCTGCCGCTGCGGCGCACGCGCATGATCGGCCGCCAGCCGCTGGTCGACAGCCTGATGAGCCAATTGCCACGCCAGCGCTGCATCACTCTGGTCGGCCCGGGCGGGATCGGCAAGACCACCGTGGCCTTGCGCGTCGCCGAGCAGTTGATCGGCCACTACCGTGACGGCATTCGCCTCGTGGACCTGGCGCAGCTCAACGATCCCCGGCTGATTTGCTCACACCTGGCGACGCTGCTCGATCTGGCGTTGCTCGACGGCGATCCGCTGGCATGCCTGGTCAATGGCCTGCGCGAACGGCAGATGCTGCTGGTGCTCGACAACTGTGAACACTTGATCGATGCCGTGGCGGTACTCAGCGAAGGCATTTTGCGTGGTGCGCCGAAGGTGCATATCCTCGCCACCAGTCGCGAGAGCCTGCGCGCTGAAGGCGAGTTCGTCCAGCGTCTGGAATCCCTCGACTATCCGCCGCTGCAAACGGTGCTCGACCGTCAGCAAGCGCTGGGTTTTTCTGCCTTGCAGTTGTTTTTCGAGCGGGCGCTGGCGGCGCAGGAAAACTTCGAGCTGAGCGACGCGCAACTGCCGCAGGCCATTGAAATCTGCCATCGACTCGACGGCATGCCCTTGGCACTGGAACTCGCGGCGGCGCAGGTCACCGAGCTGGGGCTGGAAGGTTTGCTCGCGCAGTTGCAGGGTCGATTGCCCCCGTTAGTCGCGGGTAATCAAACCAGTCTGGAGCGACACCTGACCCTGCGCGCTACGCTGGACTGGAGTTTCAATCTGCTCACGGCCTGCGAGCAAACCTGCTTGCGTCGCCTGGGTGTGTTCCGCGGTGGATTTACCTTGGAATCCGCCGCAGCAGTCATCGTCGGTCAACACATCGAACCCGGCGCGGTGTTTGCCTCGATCACCCAATTGGTGGCCAAATCGCTGCTCTGTGTCGAGGTCGGCGATGAAGAAGTGTTTTACCGTCTGCTCGACACCACCCGCCGCTATGCCTTGGAAAAACTCGACCTCGCCGCCGAACTCGACGACACCCGCCGCCGTCATGCCGAGCGCTGCCTGACGTTGATGCAGCAAGCACAGCAAGCGTGGGAAGACACCCCGACAACCTTGTGGATCGAGCGTTATGCACGGGGCCTGGAAGATTTGCGCGGCGCTCTGGACTGGAGCCTGAACGGCTGCACAACCCGCGAACTGGGGATTGATCTGGCCGCGACCTCGGCGCCGTTATGGCAGGAGCTGTCCCTATTGCGCGAATACGGCGGTCATGTGCGTCAGGCATTGCATCTGCTGGAAACCAGCGACAAGCCTTGCCCGCGCCTGCAAATCGCCTTGAATCTGGCGCTCGGCAGCGCTTGTTACCACACCTGGGGCGGTATCCCGGAAACTGTCGAAGCCTTCGTCAACGCCCGTCTGCTCGCGCAACAGCACGGCGATCTTGCCGGGCAATTGCGCGCGGTGTCCGGACATATGGCGGTCAACCTCAGTTGCGGGCATTACCGGATGGCACTCGAACAAAGCGAGCAATTCGATCGCCTCGGCCTGCACGGCGACCCGCTGTTATCGCTGAGTACCCACCGTTTGCGCGTGCTGGCTCTGCACTACGCCGGTGATCAGCCGCAGGCACGCCTGCATGCCGAGCAGGTCATCGAGCGCATGGCCCACAGCGGTCATCTCAACCGTTTTACCCATGGTTTTGGCGTGCAATACGACCAAAGCGTCGCCTCGCTGACCGTGCTCGCCCGGGTGTTGTGGGTGCAGGGTTTTCCAGAACAGGCATGGCGCACGGCGCGCCAGGCGCTGGACATTGCCGTGCAGATCAATCACGGCACTTCGATCTGCTACACATTGGCGCTGGCCAGTTGCCTGATCGCCCATTACAACGGCGACCGGCAGAATGCCCGGGCGTTGTTGCATCTGCTGCTTGAGCAATCGCAGAAGCATTCGGTGCTGCTGTTCCATCACTGGGCGCGGCATTACGCGCAGGTGATCGATGCCGATAACGCCGCGCCGATACCGGCAGATGGTAGCGGTTTGATCCGGGAAATCATGGTCACGCTGGATGAGCGTTTTGTTGATGAAGCGTTGCTGGAGCGCGCCCGGCGCGGTGATGCCGGATGGAGCACGGCGGAGATTTTGCGCGCGCGGGCAAATGCCTTGCTGGCTGAAGAATCAGGTGAGACTGGAGGCCGCCATCGCTGGCAAGCCAGCTCCCCCAATGAATCTGTGTTAAATCCAAAAGCTCAACTCAGCACGAAACCCTGTGGGAGCGGGCTCGCCCGCGAAGAGGCCCGCGCTGACAACGCAATTTTCCTCGAAGCTGAAAAAACCCTGCAACAAGCCCTGTCCATCGCCAAGGCCCAAGGTGCGCTGGCCTGGGAACTGCGCAGCGCCACCTCGCTGGCCCAACTGTGGCAGCGCCAGTCGCGTTATCGCGAAGCGCTGGACCTGCTCACGCCGATCTACCAGCGCTTTACCGAAGGCTATGCCACCCCGGACCTGCGCAAAGTGCGCCTGCTACTCGACGAACTGCTCTGCCAGCAGCCCGCTTGA
- a CDS encoding helix-turn-helix domain-containing protein, giving the protein MAHLQPTVALAPDSAPRKSGIGGLSPQRERQVKQLILERLGDSLEVTELARACSLSRSHFSRAFKCSTGLSPQDWIRAQRIARAKLLIQHTDLSLTQISLECGFCDQAHFCHMFTRSEGINPFAWRCQVMRELKSIRSLPALF; this is encoded by the coding sequence ATGGCTCACTTACAACCAACCGTCGCCCTCGCCCCTGACAGCGCACCGCGCAAGAGCGGCATCGGCGGACTCAGTCCGCAGCGCGAACGGCAAGTGAAACAACTGATCCTCGAACGCCTCGGCGACAGCCTCGAAGTCACCGAACTGGCCCGCGCCTGTTCGTTGTCGCGCAGCCATTTCTCTCGCGCCTTCAAGTGCAGCACCGGCCTCTCGCCGCAGGACTGGATCCGCGCCCAGCGGATTGCCCGGGCGAAACTGCTGATCCAGCACACCGACCTGAGCCTGACGCAAATCAGTCTGGAATGCGGCTTTTGCGATCAAGCGCATTTTTGCCACATGTTCACCCGCAGCGAAGGCATCAATCCGTTTGCCTGGCGCTGTCAGGTCATGCGTGAACTGAAGAGTATCCGCTCACTGCCCGCGCTATTTTGA